In the genome of Serratia symbiotica (Periphyllus acericola), one region contains:
- the cpoB gene encoding cell division protein CpoB, translated as MNSDFRCHVFSLSLLIGLAAPWAATAQVPISHVGSGSLEERVTLLERISNAQGQLLNQLQQQLSENQHDIDALRGQTQENQYQLNQVERQRKSYQQMDNLSQGSAQVGGVTAGAAVAGTSNGSTRTSVVPSNQGDENSDYNTAVSLALEKKQYDPAISAFQSFVKQHPKSTYQPNANYWLGQLLYNKGKKDDAAYYFAVVVKNYVKSPKAPDAMYKVGIIMQEKGQADKANAVFQQVIKQYPTSAAAALAKSRVAG; from the coding sequence ATGAATAGTGACTTCAGATGCCATGTGTTCAGTCTATCGTTGCTGATTGGCTTAGCGGCTCCATGGGCCGCTACTGCCCAAGTGCCAATCAGTCATGTGGGTTCTGGTTCGCTTGAAGAGCGCGTCACCTTGCTTGAACGCATCAGCAATGCTCAGGGCCAGCTTTTAAACCAACTCCAGCAACAACTCTCTGAAAATCAGCATGATATTGACGCCTTGCGCGGGCAGACTCAGGAAAATCAATATCAATTAAACCAAGTCGAGCGCCAGAGGAAAAGCTATCAACAGATGGATAATCTCAGCCAGGGCAGTGCTCAGGTGGGGGGAGTTACAGCCGGGGCAGCAGTAGCTGGTACCTCTAACGGCAGCACCCGCACGTCTGTGGTACCCTCCAACCAAGGGGATGAAAACAGCGACTACAATACCGCTGTTTCTTTGGCACTGGAAAAAAAACAGTATGACCCAGCGATCTCTGCTTTTCAGTCCTTCGTAAAACAGCACCCAAAATCTACCTACCAGCCTAATGCCAATTATTGGCTGGGTCAGCTGCTTTACAACAAAGGTAAAAAAGATGATGCGGCCTACTATTTTGCGGTGGTGGTGAAGAATTACGTAAAGTCACCTAAAGCGCCGGATGCCATGTACAAAGTAGGTATCATCATGCAGGAAAAAGGGCAGGCTGATAAAGCTAACGCCGTGTTCCAGCAGGTAATTAAACAGTATCCAACCAGCGCGGCGGCCGCACTGGCGAAAAGTCGCGTAGCCGGTTAA
- the tolA gene encoding cell envelope integrity protein TolA codes for MVKATEQNDKLNRAVIVSVVLHLILIALLIWGSLQETIMSAGGGGVDGSVVGAVMVVPSAVLEQYNRQQQQSNDAQRAEKLRQKKAQQQAEELKQKQAGEQQRLKALEKERLTMQEKTAQQAKMLAEQQKSAEAAAAKAKAEADKLAIAQAEAQKKAEARKRAEEAKNAAEQKAAAQAKKKAAAAKQSAEVDDLFDGLLDGKNAPEGGGKQKGEGKPAGQGNAKAAGASRAYINSYMRQIQGAIQSKFYDPGSFTGKTCDLRIKLALDGLLISVQEVGGDPALCQAAVYAAKLAQMPKPPSDAVYQHFKNFTLGFKPQ; via the coding sequence TTGGTAAAGGCAACTGAACAAAACGATAAGCTTAATCGTGCCGTTATTGTTTCGGTCGTGCTGCATTTGATACTGATTGCCCTTCTGATTTGGGGATCGTTGCAGGAAACCATCATGAGTGCTGGCGGCGGTGGCGTTGATGGTTCCGTTGTCGGCGCGGTAATGGTCGTTCCTAGTGCCGTGTTGGAGCAATACAACCGCCAGCAGCAGCAGAGCAATGACGCACAGCGTGCCGAGAAACTGCGTCAGAAAAAAGCGCAGCAGCAGGCCGAAGAACTTAAACAGAAGCAGGCGGGGGAGCAGCAACGCCTGAAAGCGCTAGAAAAAGAACGTCTGACGATGCAAGAAAAAACCGCGCAGCAGGCCAAAATGCTGGCGGAACAGCAGAAATCAGCGGAAGCCGCAGCGGCGAAAGCCAAAGCAGAGGCTGATAAACTTGCCATAGCGCAGGCCGAGGCGCAGAAGAAAGCCGAAGCCAGGAAACGGGCGGAAGAAGCCAAGAACGCCGCGGAACAAAAAGCCGCAGCGCAAGCCAAGAAGAAAGCTGCTGCCGCAAAGCAGTCCGCGGAAGTCGATGATCTGTTTGATGGCCTGTTGGACGGTAAAAACGCGCCTGAAGGTGGGGGCAAACAGAAGGGGGAAGGCAAGCCTGCGGGGCAGGGTAATGCCAAGGCCGCAGGGGCCAGCCGTGCGTATATCAACAGTTATATGAGGCAGATTCAGGGTGCGATCCAAAGCAAGTTTTATGACCCCGGTTCATTCACCGGCAAAACCTGTGATCTGCGCATCAAGCTGGCACTGGATGGCTTGCTGATCAGCGTGCAGGAGGTAGGCGGCGATCCAGCGCTTTGTCAGGCGGCAGTCTATGCTGCTAAGCTGGCACAGATGCCTAAACCGCCAAGCGATGCCGTTTATCAGCATTTTAAAAATTTTACACTGGGATTTAAGCCGCAATAA
- the tolB gene encoding Tol-Pal system beta propeller repeat protein TolB, translating to MKQAFRVALGFLILWASVLHAEVRIEITQGIDSARPIAVVPFKWTGSGTPPEDIGKIVGADLRNSGKFNPIDVARIPQQPTTASEVTPAAWTALGIDAVVVGQVQPGADGSYLISYQLVDTSGSPGSVMAQNQFKVTQQWLRYSAHTASDEVFEKLIGTKGAFRTRIAYIAQTNGGKFSYELRVADYDGYNQFVVHRSPEPLMSPAWSPDGSKLAYVTFESGRSALVVQTLANGAISQIAAFPRHNGAPAFSPDGSRLAFALSKSGSLNLYVMNLDSGQMTQITDSRSNDTEPAWFPDGQTLAYTSDQGGRPQVYKISASGGASQRLTWEGSQNQNAKVSSDGKFLVMVSSNNGVQHIAKQDLGSGAVQVLTGTLLDETPSIAPNGTMVIYSSMQGMGSVLQLVSTDGRFKARLPATDGQVKSPAWSPHL from the coding sequence ATGAAGCAAGCATTTCGAGTAGCGCTAGGCTTTTTAATACTGTGGGCGTCCGTTCTTCACGCAGAAGTTCGCATTGAAATCACCCAAGGGATCGATTCTGCTCGTCCGATTGCTGTGGTGCCGTTTAAATGGACTGGTTCTGGCACGCCTCCAGAAGATATTGGCAAGATTGTCGGCGCAGACTTGCGCAATAGCGGCAAATTCAACCCGATTGATGTGGCACGCATTCCTCAGCAACCCACCACCGCATCTGAAGTGACGCCAGCGGCCTGGACTGCACTGGGCATTGATGCTGTAGTTGTCGGCCAGGTGCAACCTGGCGCAGACGGTAGTTACCTGATCTCTTATCAATTGGTGGATACCTCAGGTTCCCCAGGCAGCGTAATGGCACAGAACCAGTTTAAAGTGACCCAACAATGGTTGCGTTATTCTGCACATACTGCTAGCGACGAAGTATTTGAAAAGCTGATTGGCACTAAGGGGGCTTTCCGCACCCGTATCGCCTACATAGCGCAGACCAACGGCGGTAAATTTTCCTACGAACTGCGTGTAGCAGACTATGATGGCTACAACCAGTTTGTGGTGCACCGCTCTCCTGAGCCGCTGATGTCACCAGCGTGGTCACCGGATGGTAGCAAGCTGGCCTATGTGACCTTCGAAAGCGGCCGCTCGGCGCTGGTGGTGCAAACTTTAGCTAACGGGGCAATCAGCCAGATCGCCGCGTTCCCGCGTCACAACGGTGCACCGGCGTTCTCCCCAGATGGCAGCCGCCTGGCGTTTGCGCTGTCCAAGAGTGGTAGCCTGAACCTGTACGTGATGAACCTCGATTCTGGCCAAATGACGCAGATCACCGATAGTCGTAGCAACGACACTGAGCCAGCCTGGTTCCCGGATGGTCAGACGCTGGCCTATACCTCCGATCAGGGGGGCCGTCCGCAAGTTTACAAGATCAGTGCTAGCGGCGGAGCATCGCAGCGTCTGACATGGGAAGGTTCTCAGAATCAGAACGCTAAGGTCAGTTCCGATGGTAAATTTCTAGTGATGGTGAGTTCCAATAATGGGGTTCAGCATATCGCCAAACAAGATCTTGGTTCGGGAGCCGTTCAAGTATTAACCGGCACTCTCCTTGACGAAACGCCTAGTATTGCGCCAAATGGCACTATGGTTATCTATAGTTCCATGCAAGGTATGGGTTCCGTGTTGCAACTGGTATCAACTGATGGGCGTTTTAAAGCGCGTCTTCCGGCAACTGATGGACAGGTCAAATCCCCTGCCTGGTCGCCGCATCTGTGA
- the ybgC gene encoding tol-pal system-associated acyl-CoA thioesterase: MSNKLFRWPVRVYYEDTDVSGVVYHARYVAFFERARTEMLRQHKFHQQQLLNQHVAIVVQRMAVDYLAPARLDEQLEVQSEITVIRAAALMFAQCIVNSDGTLLSQANLLIACFDLHLMKPIALPKSIVAELSSD; this comes from the coding sequence GTGAGTAATAAGTTGTTTCGATGGCCGGTTCGTGTTTACTACGAGGATACCGATGTCAGTGGTGTGGTCTATCACGCCCGTTATGTCGCTTTTTTTGAAAGAGCGCGCACTGAGATGCTGCGTCAGCATAAATTTCATCAACAGCAACTGCTCAATCAACATGTCGCTATCGTTGTCCAGCGTATGGCGGTGGATTACCTGGCTCCGGCTCGTCTCGACGAACAACTGGAAGTGCAGAGTGAAATCACTGTTATCCGCGCGGCTGCTCTCATGTTTGCTCAATGCATTGTCAACTCAGACGGAACTCTGCTGAGCCAAGCCAATTTATTGATTGCATGTTTTGATCTACACCTAATGAAGCCAATAGCGCTTCCTAAGTCTATTGTCGCGGAGTTAAGCAGTGACTGA
- the pal gene encoding peptidoglycan-associated lipoprotein Pal, translating into MQLNKVLKALLLALPVLAVAACSSKKSANDDQSGMGAGTGIENGSSNLSSEEQARLQIQEMQKENTIYFGLDKYDVSADFAQMLDSHATFLRNNASYKVTVEGHADERGTPEYNIALGEHRANSVKMYLQGKGVLADQISIVSYGKEKPAVLGHDADAYAKNRRAVLVY; encoded by the coding sequence ATGCAATTGAATAAAGTGCTGAAAGCGCTTCTGCTGGCATTGCCCGTACTGGCTGTAGCAGCTTGTAGTTCTAAAAAAAGCGCAAACGACGATCAATCTGGGATGGGGGCTGGCACTGGCATAGAAAACGGCAGCAGCAATCTATCTTCTGAAGAGCAAGCGCGTTTGCAGATTCAAGAAATGCAAAAGGAAAACACGATATACTTCGGCCTCGATAAGTATGACGTAAGCGCTGATTTTGCTCAGATGTTGGACTCACATGCGACGTTCTTACGTAATAACGCTTCTTACAAAGTGACTGTTGAAGGCCATGCGGACGAACGTGGTACGCCGGAATACAACATCGCTCTGGGCGAGCATCGTGCTAACTCAGTTAAAATGTACTTGCAGGGAAAAGGCGTTTTAGCTGACCAGATATCTATCGTTTCCTACGGCAAAGAAAAACCAGCTGTACTGGGTCACGACGCAGATGCTTATGCTAAAAACCGCCGTGCCGTTCTGGTTTACTAA
- the tolR gene encoding colicin uptake protein TolR, with the protein MARIPGRHRRELKSEINIVPLLDVLLVLLLIFMATAPIITQSVEVELPDAADSKTVSSADNLPVILEVSGVGQYTLVMDHQRMALLPPEQVAAKAKSRLVANPKTVFLIGGAQDVPYDEIIKALNILHQAGVTSVGLMTQPI; encoded by the coding sequence ATGGCGAGAATACCTGGACGCCATCGGCGTGAACTGAAGTCCGAAATTAACATCGTTCCTCTGCTTGATGTGCTGTTGGTGCTGCTGCTGATCTTTATGGCAACCGCGCCAATTATCACGCAGAGCGTGGAAGTTGAACTACCGGATGCCGCTGATTCCAAAACCGTGTCCAGCGCTGATAATCTGCCGGTGATCCTTGAAGTTTCCGGTGTGGGTCAATACACCCTGGTGATGGATCACCAGCGTATGGCATTGCTGCCACCAGAGCAGGTGGCAGCCAAAGCCAAATCACGCTTGGTAGCCAATCCGAAAACGGTCTTTTTAATCGGCGGTGCGCAGGATGTTCCTTATGATGAAATTATTAAGGCATTGAATATTCTCCATCAGGCGGGTGTAACGTCCGTTGGGCTGATGACTCAGCCAATTTGA
- the tolQ gene encoding Tol-Pal system protein TolQ: MTDMNILDLFLKASLLVKLIMLILICLSVASWAIIIQRTRILNVATRDAEAFEDKFWSGVELSRLYHESQARRDSLTGSEQIFYAGFKEFARLHRANNHEPESVIEGASRAMHISMNRELEALENHISFLGTVGSISPYIGLFGTVWGIMHAFIVLGAVKQATLQMVAPGIAEALISTAIGLFAAIPAVMAYNRLNQLVNKLEQNYGNFMEEFTAILHRHAFSSDSK; the protein is encoded by the coding sequence GTGACTGACATGAACATCCTAGATTTATTCTTGAAAGCGAGCCTACTGGTTAAGCTTATCATGCTGATTTTAATATGCTTATCGGTAGCCTCTTGGGCGATCATCATCCAGCGCACGCGCATCCTCAATGTGGCAACGCGCGACGCCGAGGCCTTTGAAGACAAATTCTGGTCTGGTGTCGAGCTTTCCCGTCTATACCATGAGAGCCAGGCGCGTCGCGATAGCTTGACTGGCTCAGAACAGATCTTCTATGCGGGTTTTAAAGAGTTCGCCCGTTTGCACCGTGCCAATAATCATGAGCCGGAGTCGGTTATTGAAGGGGCATCGCGAGCGATGCACATCTCAATGAACCGCGAGCTGGAAGCGTTGGAAAACCATATTTCGTTCCTCGGCACCGTTGGTTCGATCAGCCCGTATATTGGTCTGTTTGGCACCGTGTGGGGGATCATGCACGCCTTTATCGTACTGGGTGCGGTGAAGCAGGCTACGTTGCAGATGGTGGCACCGGGTATTGCCGAAGCGTTGATCTCCACCGCAATCGGACTTTTCGCTGCGATCCCAGCTGTGATGGCCTATAACCGCCTCAATCAACTTGTCAACAAACTTGAGCAAAATTACGGCAACTTTATGGAAGAGTTTACCGCTATTCTCCACCGTCATGCCTTCTCCAGCGACAGCAAATAA